The Mycobacterium paragordonae genome includes a region encoding these proteins:
- a CDS encoding ROK family protein, translating to MLTLCLDIGGTKIAAGLADPAALADPTRTLVYNATCPTPAGAGAEQVWDAVAAMVADAVRAAGGTVAAVGIASAGPVDLATGSVSPVNIAAWRGFPLRDRVAAAVPGVPVRLGGDGVCMALGEHWMGAGRGAGFLLGMVVSTGVGGGLVLDGVPYTGRTGNAGHVGHVVVDPDGSPCACGGRGCVETIASGPSMTRWARANGWSAPPGAGARELSQAAAGGDAVALHAFARGTRALAAMIASVGAVCDLDLVVIGGGVAKSGGLLFDPLRAALTEYARLNFLSGLRVVPAELGGDAGLIGAARLAGL from the coding sequence ATGCTCACCCTCTGCCTCGACATCGGCGGCACCAAGATCGCCGCCGGCCTCGCCGACCCCGCCGCCCTCGCCGACCCGACCCGCACGCTGGTCTACAACGCCACCTGTCCCACTCCCGCCGGCGCTGGGGCCGAACAGGTTTGGGACGCGGTCGCCGCCATGGTCGCCGACGCGGTGCGTGCGGCCGGGGGGACGGTAGCGGCGGTGGGCATCGCCTCGGCCGGGCCCGTCGACCTGGCCACCGGCAGCGTGAGCCCGGTCAATATCGCGGCCTGGCGCGGGTTTCCGCTGCGCGACCGAGTGGCGGCCGCGGTGCCGGGCGTACCGGTCCGGCTGGGCGGCGACGGCGTGTGCATGGCACTGGGGGAGCACTGGATGGGAGCCGGCCGCGGCGCCGGATTTCTGCTGGGCATGGTCGTCTCCACCGGCGTCGGTGGCGGCCTGGTGCTCGACGGTGTGCCCTACACGGGCCGCACCGGCAACGCCGGCCACGTGGGCCACGTGGTGGTCGACCCGGACGGATCACCGTGCGCGTGCGGTGGCCGCGGCTGCGTGGAGACGATCGCGTCGGGCCCTTCGATGACGCGCTGGGCTCGGGCCAACGGGTGGTCTGCGCCGCCAGGCGCCGGGGCACGGGAACTGTCCCAGGCGGCGGCGGGCGGAGATGCGGTGGCACTGCACGCGTTCGCGCGGGGCACCCGCGCGCTGGCCGCGATGATCGCCTCGGTGGGCGCGGTATGCGACCTGGACCTCGTCGTCATCGGCGGCGGGGTGGCCAAATCCGGCGGCCTGCTGTTCGACCCGTTGCGGGCGGCGCTGACCGAATACGCGCGGCTGAATTTCTTGTCCGGCCTGCGGGTGGTGCCGGCCGAACTCGGCGGCGACGCCGGACTGATCGGCGCGGCGCGCCTGGCCGGACTGTAG
- a CDS encoding DUF7158 domain-containing protein, translating into MSSEWVATVAGAPVAVAEVDVREAGLRGGPHANALPGPGTSEGRQLRRWLTQLLVTERVIAAEAATRGLDGAGAPAEDDLLPDVTARLEIGSIAAAALADPRARALFADVTAGVRIGAHDVAAYHARNPLRFARADVTSHGWRVPPDAAPPLEEVRSAINAHLLAAARRRAFRVWLDARRAALVQLAPGYEHPGDPRQPDNTHRH; encoded by the coding sequence ATGAGTTCTGAGTGGGTGGCGACAGTAGCCGGTGCGCCGGTCGCCGTCGCCGAAGTCGACGTCCGCGAGGCGGGGTTGCGCGGCGGTCCGCACGCCAACGCGCTGCCCGGCCCCGGCACCAGCGAGGGCCGCCAGCTGCGGCGGTGGCTGACGCAGCTGCTCGTGACCGAGCGGGTGATCGCCGCCGAGGCGGCCACCCGCGGCCTCGACGGCGCCGGCGCCCCGGCCGAGGACGACCTGCTGCCCGACGTGACGGCCCGGCTCGAGATCGGCAGCATCGCGGCGGCGGCACTGGCCGACCCGCGGGCACGGGCCCTGTTCGCCGACGTCACCGCCGGGGTCCGGATCGGCGCCCACGACGTCGCGGCGTATCACGCCCGCAACCCGCTGCGGTTCGCTCGCGCCGATGTCACGAGCCATGGCTGGCGTGTCCCCCCGGACGCCGCGCCGCCGCTGGAGGAAGTGCGATCCGCCATAAATGCACATCTGCTGGCAGCGGCGCGCCGGCGAGCCTTCCGCGTCTGGCTGGACGCCCGCCGGGCCGCCCTGGTACAGCTGGCACCCGGCTACGAACATCCCGGCGACCCACGCCAACCCGACAACACCCACCGACACTGA
- a CDS encoding carotenoid oxygenase family protein yields the protein MTVTQTAEIRNPYLEDFLAPVAAEVTATDLQVTGRIPEHLDGRYLRNGPNPAAEVNPATYHWFSGDGMVHGVSLQDGQARWYRNRWVRSATVAAKLGEPAPARLDPRAGMLALGANTSVLAHAGRTLALVEGGVANYELTEELDTIGTCDFDGTLYGGYTAHPHRDPHTGELHAVSYSFARGRTVQYSVIDTQGRARRTVDIKVSGSPMMHDFSLTDKYVVIYDLPVTFDPGQVLPVKIPRWMSVPAQLVMQSLVGRVRVPSPIAARLNSNPKPTDRMPYAWNPSYPARIGVMPREGSNRDVRWFDIEPCYVYHPLNAYSETRNGSEVLVLDVVSYARMFDRDRRGPGDTQPMLERWTINLATGAVSTERRDDRPQEFPRINETLTGARHRFGYAVGVDDGYLAQQEGTPMVTALYKHDYVTGSSEIAPLDPELVIGEMSFVPNPAAGAEGAAEDPAEDDGVLMGYGYHRGRDEGQLLLLDAQTLESVATVHLPQRVPMGFHGNWAPAG from the coding sequence ATGACGGTGACGCAGACGGCCGAAATCCGGAACCCCTACCTCGAGGACTTTCTGGCACCGGTGGCCGCCGAAGTCACCGCCACTGACCTGCAGGTCACCGGGCGGATTCCCGAGCATCTGGACGGGCGCTACCTGCGCAACGGGCCCAACCCGGCCGCGGAGGTGAACCCGGCCACCTATCACTGGTTCAGCGGTGACGGGATGGTGCACGGGGTGTCGCTGCAGGACGGGCAGGCCCGCTGGTACCGCAACCGCTGGGTACGTAGCGCGACGGTGGCGGCCAAACTCGGCGAACCGGCGCCCGCCCGGTTGGACCCCCGGGCCGGCATGCTGGCTCTGGGCGCCAACACCAGCGTGCTGGCCCACGCGGGGCGCACTCTGGCGCTGGTGGAGGGCGGCGTCGCCAACTACGAACTCACCGAAGAACTCGACACCATCGGCACCTGCGACTTCGACGGGACGCTGTACGGCGGCTACACCGCCCACCCGCACCGGGACCCGCACACCGGCGAACTGCACGCCGTCTCCTACTCCTTCGCCCGCGGGCGAACGGTCCAGTATTCGGTGATCGACACCCAGGGACGGGCCCGTCGCACCGTCGACATCAAGGTGAGCGGATCGCCGATGATGCACGACTTCTCCCTCACGGATAAATATGTCGTCATCTACGACCTGCCGGTCACCTTCGACCCGGGGCAGGTACTGCCGGTCAAGATTCCGCGGTGGATGAGCGTCCCGGCTCAGCTGGTGATGCAGTCGCTGGTGGGGCGCGTGCGGGTGCCGAGTCCGATCGCCGCCCGGCTGAACAGCAACCCGAAGCCGACCGACCGCATGCCCTACGCGTGGAACCCGTCGTATCCCGCGCGCATCGGGGTGATGCCGCGTGAGGGCTCCAACCGCGACGTGCGGTGGTTCGACATCGAACCCTGCTACGTCTACCACCCGCTCAACGCCTACTCCGAAACCCGCAACGGCTCCGAAGTCCTGGTACTGGATGTGGTGAGTTACGCCCGGATGTTCGATCGCGACCGGCGCGGCCCCGGAGACACCCAGCCGATGCTGGAACGCTGGACCATCAACCTCGCCACCGGAGCGGTGTCGACCGAACGCCGCGACGACCGGCCACAGGAGTTCCCCCGGATCAACGAGACGCTGACCGGCGCCCGGCACCGGTTCGGCTACGCCGTCGGAGTCGACGACGGCTATCTCGCCCAGCAGGAGGGGACGCCGATGGTGACCGCCCTGTACAAGCACGACTATGTGACCGGTTCCAGTGAGATTGCTCCGCTTGACCCCGAACTTGTCATCGGCGAGATGTCATTCGTCCCCAACCCCGCGGCCGGCGCCGAAGGCGCGGCAGAAGACCCGGCAGAAGATGACGGCGTCCTGATGGGGTACGGGTACCACCGCGGCCGCGACGAGGGTCAGTTGCTGCTGCTGGACGCCCAGACGCTGGAATCGGTCGCCACCGTCCACCTGCCCCAGCGGGTACCGATGGGATTCCACGGCAATTGGGCTCCGGCGGGCTGA
- the rplL gene encoding 50S ribosomal protein L7/L12, protein MAKISSDDLLDAFKEMTLLELSDFVKKFEETFEVTAAAPVAVAAAGGGGGGAPAEAAEEQSEFDVILEGAGEKKIGVIKVVREIVSGLGLKEAKDLVDSAPKPLLEKVSKEAADEAKGKLEAAGASVTVK, encoded by the coding sequence ATGGCAAAGATCTCCAGCGACGACCTGCTCGACGCTTTCAAGGAAATGACCCTGTTGGAGCTGTCGGACTTCGTCAAGAAGTTCGAGGAGACCTTTGAGGTCACCGCGGCCGCTCCGGTCGCCGTCGCCGCCGCCGGCGGTGGCGGTGGCGGTGCTCCCGCCGAGGCCGCCGAGGAGCAGTCGGAGTTTGACGTGATCCTCGAGGGCGCCGGCGAGAAGAAGATCGGCGTCATCAAGGTGGTGCGTGAGATCGTCTCCGGCCTGGGCCTCAAGGAGGCCAAGGACCTGGTCGACAGCGCCCCCAAGCCGCTGCTCGAGAAGGTCTCCAAGGAGGCCGCCGACGAGGCCAAGGGCAAGCTCGAGGCCGCCGGCGCCAGCGTCACCGTCAAGTAG
- a CDS encoding NEW3 domain-containing protein — protein sequence MQLVSAASTELFVGPPDQPLQLVRVALAGCTEPTTLRVDGDGLLGEGIVTAGQETVEVPVTVHRPGVGDRRAARVHAGEGRLDFEFVVAEPGWTMFMVSHFHYDPVWWNTQAAYTSEWREDPPGRARQTNGFELVHAHLEMARREPEYKFVLAEVDYLKPYWDTHPEDRADLRRFLAQGRLEVMGGTYNEPNTNLTSPETTIRNLVHGIGFQRDVLGADPATAWQLDVFGHDPQFPGMAADAGLTSSSWARGPHHQWGPASGGSEGGGVDRMQFRSEFEWISPSGRGLLTHYMPAHYSAGWWMDSSTTLAEAEEATYALFDQLKKVALTRNVLLPVGTDYTPPNKWVTEIHRDWAARYTWPRFVCGLPREFFAAVRDELAERSAIASPQTRDMNPIYTGKDVSYIDTKQANRATENAVLDAERFAVFAGVLTGARYPQAAFAKAWVQLAYGAHHDAITGSESDQVYLDLLTGWRDAWELGGTCRDNALRVLSGLVAAADHSVVVWNPVTQLRSDVVTVRLEPPLGAGVRVLDSDGAEVPAHVEHDGRSVTWQAEDVPSLGWRAYRLLPADRAAGWQPIAGTQIGNEYYRLTVDPRRGGAVDSLTRAGRELIAAGRVGNELAVYEEYPSHPTQGEGPWHLLPRGPVVCSSESSATVQAFRGPLGERLVVRGRIGDLLRYTQTLTLWRDTDRVDCRTTIDDFVGEDRLVRLRWPCPVPGAMPVSEVGDAVVGRGFALLHDGDQSVDTGEHLWTLDNPAYGWFGLSSAVRVRLGINTRAISVAEVVAPSESATGPMVRDLMGALVRAGVTATCSGAEKPRYGHLDVDSNLPDARMALGGPDRNAFTKAVLDGADPAYADELQRQLTETGQARVWVPAATQLPAVWVPDADLRAPNALPVLIIDGAGARKLAAAIAAVAKDLEDAEIVVAQQVSSGSDPFEDYTVALLNRGVPSFAVETDGTLHTALMRSCTGWPSGTWIDEPRRTAPDGSNFQLQHWTHDFDYALICGDGDWRRIRLPARSAQFSNPLLAITPREQHGALPALGSLLHVEPADTVQLGALKAAGNPMAAGSAQAVAPGDVALRLVETTGAATRVVLGSDLGTLRGLAQANLLEKAERRKRLIELHGYQVATVLAVLDVAGLRDDPVQLAPDAEPAQPLYARYWLHNRGPAPLGGLPAVAHLHPPQVSVDTGVDLREVTLRLTVASDCTDTALDGTVEVVCPDGWSVAPVGSPFTLQAGEHLETDVVLGIPGHAPAGRYPVRAQLRVTGSDVPDAWRQVIEDVTFVDVGECADDVVYLVDGPADITLAAGAATRLSVMIGSRARADLAVEAHLISPWGTWEWMGPAVLGADLPAQGSVELAFDVRPPLWLDPGQWWALVRVGCAGRLIYSPAVKVTVT from the coding sequence ATGCAACTGGTTTCGGCCGCATCGACCGAGCTGTTCGTAGGCCCGCCGGACCAGCCGCTGCAACTGGTCCGGGTCGCCCTGGCCGGGTGCACCGAGCCGACGACGCTGCGGGTGGACGGCGACGGTCTGCTCGGGGAGGGGATCGTCACCGCCGGCCAGGAGACAGTCGAGGTGCCGGTGACGGTGCACCGGCCCGGGGTTGGCGATCGTCGCGCCGCCCGAGTGCACGCCGGCGAGGGCCGCCTGGATTTCGAGTTCGTGGTCGCCGAACCTGGCTGGACGATGTTCATGGTCAGCCACTTCCACTACGACCCGGTCTGGTGGAACACCCAGGCGGCGTACACCAGCGAGTGGCGCGAAGACCCGCCCGGGCGCGCCCGTCAGACCAACGGCTTCGAGTTGGTGCATGCCCACCTGGAGATGGCGCGCCGCGAACCGGAGTACAAATTCGTGCTCGCCGAGGTCGACTACCTCAAGCCGTACTGGGACACCCACCCCGAGGACCGCGCCGACCTGCGCCGGTTCCTGGCGCAGGGCCGGCTCGAGGTGATGGGCGGCACCTACAACGAGCCCAACACCAACCTCACTAGCCCCGAGACGACGATCCGAAACCTGGTGCACGGCATCGGATTTCAGCGTGACGTACTCGGCGCCGACCCGGCCACCGCATGGCAGCTCGACGTCTTCGGGCACGACCCGCAGTTCCCGGGGATGGCCGCCGACGCCGGGTTGACGTCGAGTTCGTGGGCCCGCGGGCCGCACCACCAGTGGGGTCCCGCGTCGGGCGGCTCCGAGGGTGGTGGTGTCGACCGAATGCAGTTCCGCAGCGAGTTCGAGTGGATCTCGCCGTCCGGCCGGGGCTTGCTCACCCACTACATGCCCGCGCACTACTCGGCGGGCTGGTGGATGGATTCGTCGACCACGCTCGCCGAGGCCGAGGAAGCCACCTACGCGCTGTTCGACCAACTGAAAAAGGTTGCGCTGACCCGCAACGTACTGCTGCCGGTGGGCACCGACTACACGCCGCCGAACAAATGGGTCACCGAGATCCACCGCGACTGGGCAGCGCGCTACACGTGGCCGCGATTCGTGTGCGGGCTGCCGCGGGAGTTCTTCGCAGCGGTACGCGACGAACTCGCCGAACGTTCCGCCATCGCGTCCCCGCAGACCCGCGACATGAACCCGATCTACACCGGCAAGGACGTGTCCTACATCGACACCAAGCAGGCCAACCGCGCCACCGAGAACGCGGTGCTGGACGCCGAGCGCTTCGCGGTGTTCGCCGGCGTGCTGACCGGGGCGCGATACCCGCAGGCCGCGTTCGCCAAGGCATGGGTGCAGCTGGCATATGGCGCTCACCACGACGCCATCACCGGCTCGGAATCCGACCAGGTGTATCTCGATCTGCTGACCGGCTGGCGCGATGCGTGGGAGCTGGGCGGCACCTGCCGCGACAACGCGCTGCGGGTGCTGTCCGGTCTGGTGGCGGCCGCGGACCACTCGGTGGTGGTGTGGAACCCCGTGACCCAGTTGCGCAGCGATGTGGTCACGGTCCGGTTGGAGCCGCCGCTTGGCGCCGGCGTGCGGGTGCTTGACTCGGACGGCGCCGAGGTGCCCGCACACGTCGAGCACGACGGGCGGTCGGTGACGTGGCAGGCCGAAGACGTGCCGTCGCTGGGCTGGCGGGCCTACCGGCTGCTCCCGGCCGACCGCGCCGCGGGATGGCAGCCGATCGCCGGGACTCAGATCGGCAATGAGTACTACCGGCTCACCGTCGACCCGCGCCGCGGCGGAGCGGTGGACTCGCTCACCCGGGCCGGCCGAGAGCTGATCGCCGCCGGCCGGGTGGGCAACGAGCTCGCGGTCTATGAGGAGTACCCGTCGCACCCGACCCAGGGAGAGGGCCCCTGGCATCTGCTTCCGCGCGGGCCGGTGGTGTGCAGCTCGGAGTCTTCGGCCACCGTCCAGGCGTTTCGCGGACCACTCGGTGAGCGGCTGGTGGTTCGCGGCCGCATCGGCGATCTGCTGCGCTACACCCAGACCCTGACGTTGTGGCGCGATACCGACCGCGTCGACTGCCGCACCACCATCGACGATTTCGTCGGGGAAGACCGGTTGGTGCGGCTGCGCTGGCCATGCCCGGTGCCCGGGGCCATGCCGGTCAGCGAGGTCGGGGACGCGGTCGTCGGGCGCGGTTTCGCGTTGCTCCATGACGGTGATCAGTCCGTGGACACCGGCGAGCACCTGTGGACGCTGGACAACCCGGCCTACGGCTGGTTCGGGTTGTCCTCGGCCGTCCGGGTCCGCCTCGGCATTAATACCCGGGCGATATCGGTAGCCGAGGTAGTGGCGCCGTCGGAGTCGGCGACGGGGCCGATGGTCCGCGACCTCATGGGCGCGCTGGTCCGCGCCGGGGTGACGGCCACCTGCAGTGGCGCCGAAAAGCCGCGCTACGGCCACCTCGACGTCGACTCCAACCTGCCGGACGCCCGCATGGCGCTGGGCGGACCCGACCGCAATGCGTTCACCAAGGCGGTGCTTGACGGCGCCGACCCGGCCTACGCCGACGAACTGCAGCGCCAGCTGACCGAGACCGGCCAGGCCCGGGTCTGGGTGCCGGCAGCGACGCAACTGCCCGCCGTCTGGGTTCCCGATGCCGACCTGCGAGCCCCGAACGCGCTGCCGGTGCTGATCATCGACGGCGCGGGCGCACGGAAACTGGCCGCCGCCATCGCGGCCGTCGCCAAGGACCTCGAAGACGCGGAAATCGTTGTTGCACAGCAGGTTTCGTCTGGATCCGATCCCTTCGAGGATTACACCGTCGCCCTGCTCAACCGCGGCGTGCCGAGCTTCGCGGTCGAGACCGACGGCACCCTGCACACCGCGCTGATGCGGTCGTGCACCGGTTGGCCATCCGGAACCTGGATCGACGAACCGCGCCGCACGGCGCCCGACGGCTCCAATTTCCAGCTCCAGCACTGGACCCACGACTTTGACTACGCGCTGATCTGCGGTGACGGCGACTGGCGTCGAATCAGACTTCCGGCCCGCAGCGCGCAGTTCTCCAATCCGCTGCTCGCGATTACCCCGCGAGAGCAACATGGTGCGCTGCCGGCCCTCGGATCCCTATTGCATGTCGAGCCGGCCGACACCGTGCAATTGGGTGCGCTGAAGGCCGCCGGTAACCCGATGGCGGCCGGCAGCGCGCAAGCCGTCGCACCGGGTGACGTCGCGCTGCGACTGGTGGAAACGACCGGCGCCGCCACCCGTGTCGTCCTTGGCTCGGACCTGGGCACGCTACGCGGGCTCGCGCAGGCGAACCTGCTGGAGAAAGCCGAACGCCGCAAACGCCTCATCGAGCTGCACGGCTACCAGGTGGCGACCGTGCTGGCGGTCCTCGATGTCGCCGGACTTCGCGACGACCCGGTCCAGCTGGCACCCGACGCCGAACCGGCCCAGCCGCTCTATGCCCGCTATTGGCTGCACAATCGCGGTCCCGCCCCCCTGGGTGGGTTGCCCGCGGTCGCCCACCTGCATCCCCCGCAGGTCAGTGTCGACACCGGCGTGGACCTGCGCGAGGTGACGTTGCGCCTGACGGTGGCCAGCGACTGCACCGACACCGCACTCGACGGCACTGTGGAAGTGGTGTGCCCGGACGGCTGGTCGGTCGCTCCGGTGGGGTCGCCGTTCACGCTGCAGGCCGGCGAGCATCTGGAAACCGACGTCGTCCTGGGTATTCCGGGCCACGCACCGGCGGGGCGATACCCGGTGCGAGCCCAGTTGCGGGTCACCGGGTCCGACGTCCCGGATGCATGGCGGCAGGTAATCGAAGACGTCACGTTCGTGGACGTCGGGGAGTGCGCCGATGACGTCGTGTATCTCGTCGACGGTCCCGCCGACATCACGCTGGCTGCGGGCGCCGCGACGCGGCTATCCGTGATGATCGGCAGCCGTGCCCGTGCCGACCTCGCGGTCGAAGCTCACCTGATCAGCCCCTGGGGAACCTGGGAGTGGATGGGACCGGCCGTGCTGGGCGCCGACCTGCCTGCTCAGGGCAGCGTGGAACTCGCCTTCGACGTCAGGCCGCCGCTCTGGCTGGACCCGGGTCAGTGGTGGGCGCTGGTCCGGGTCGGCTGCGCCGGCCGACTGATCTACTCGCCCGCGGTGAAAGTGACGGTGACATGA
- a CDS encoding TetR/AcrR family transcriptional regulator, which produces MTPDPTPRSVRDDLLHAAVGLLNDHGPDALQTRKVASAAGTSTMAVYTHFGGMRELIAAVAEEGLRQFGAALTVPETDDPVADLMAVGAAYRRYAIERPHMYRLMFGSTSAHGINAPAGNVLTLTLDEIEQQDTSFARVVHAVHRSMLAGRITASAGDDDAAVVATAAQFWALIHGFVMLELAGFYGEDGSALLPVLAGMTTNLLVALGDSPERVHQSRQALIAAR; this is translated from the coding sequence ATGACTCCCGACCCGACCCCGCGCAGTGTCCGCGACGACTTGCTGCACGCCGCCGTGGGACTGCTCAACGACCACGGACCCGACGCGCTGCAGACCCGCAAGGTGGCCAGTGCCGCGGGAACGTCGACGATGGCCGTCTACACCCACTTCGGCGGCATGCGTGAACTCATCGCCGCGGTCGCGGAAGAGGGTCTGCGGCAATTCGGCGCGGCGCTGACGGTGCCGGAGACCGACGATCCGGTGGCCGACCTGATGGCCGTGGGCGCCGCCTACCGGCGCTACGCGATCGAACGACCGCACATGTACCGGTTGATGTTCGGCAGCACCAGCGCGCACGGCATCAATGCCCCGGCCGGCAACGTCCTGACGCTGACCCTGGACGAGATCGAGCAGCAAGACACCAGCTTCGCCCGCGTCGTGCACGCCGTACACCGCTCGATGCTCGCCGGCCGGATCACGGCTTCGGCCGGCGATGACGACGCCGCCGTGGTGGCGACAGCCGCCCAGTTCTGGGCGCTGATCCATGGCTTCGTGATGCTGGAGCTGGCCGGGTTCTACGGCGAAGACGGGTCCGCCCTGTTACCTGTGCTCGCCGGGATGACCACCAATCTTCTTGTCGCGCTGGGTGATTCACCGGAACGCGTGCACCAGTCGCGGCAGGCGCTGATCGCGGCGCGCTGA
- a CDS encoding ABC transporter ATP-binding protein — MGVSIEVNGLTKSFGSSRIWEDVTLEIPSGEVSVLLGPSGTGKSVFLKSLIGLLRPERGSILIDGTDIIECSAKELYEIRTLFGVLFQDGALFGSMNLYDNTAFPLREHTKKKEKEIRDIVMEKLTMVGLGGDEKKFPGEISGGMRKRAGLARALVLDPQIILCDEPDSGLDPVRTAYLSQLIMDINAQIDATILIVTHNINIARTVPDNMGMLFRKHLVMFGPREVLLTSDEPVVRQFLNGRRIGPIGMSEEKDEATMAEEQAALDAGQHAGGVEDIEGVPPQIQASPGMPERKAVARRQARVRAMLHTLPKDAQAAILDDLEGTHKFQSHEY; from the coding sequence ATGGGCGTCAGCATCGAGGTCAACGGACTCACGAAGTCCTTCGGATCCTCGAGGATCTGGGAAGACGTCACGCTCGAGATCCCCTCGGGGGAGGTCAGCGTCCTCCTGGGCCCGTCGGGTACCGGCAAGTCCGTGTTCCTGAAGTCCCTGATCGGTCTGTTGCGGCCGGAACGCGGCTCGATCCTCATCGACGGCACCGACATCATCGAGTGCTCGGCCAAAGAGCTGTACGAGATCCGCACCCTGTTCGGTGTGCTGTTCCAGGACGGCGCGCTGTTCGGTTCGATGAACCTCTACGACAACACCGCGTTCCCGTTGCGTGAGCACACGAAGAAGAAGGAAAAAGAGATCCGCGACATCGTCATGGAGAAACTGACGATGGTCGGTCTCGGTGGCGACGAGAAGAAGTTCCCCGGTGAGATCTCCGGTGGTATGCGTAAGCGTGCCGGCCTGGCCCGCGCGCTGGTGCTGGACCCGCAGATCATCCTCTGCGACGAGCCCGACTCCGGTCTGGACCCGGTCCGTACCGCGTACCTGAGCCAGCTGATCATGGACATCAACGCCCAGATCGACGCCACCATCCTCATCGTGACGCACAACATCAACATCGCCCGCACGGTGCCGGACAACATGGGCATGCTCTTCCGCAAGCACCTGGTCATGTTCGGGCCCCGCGAGGTGCTGCTGACCAGCGACGAGCCGGTGGTGCGCCAATTCCTCAACGGCCGCCGCATCGGTCCCATCGGTATGTCCGAGGAAAAGGACGAGGCCACCATGGCCGAAGAGCAGGCCGCGCTGGATGCCGGTCAGCACGCCGGTGGTGTCGAGGACATCGAGGGTGTGCCGCCGCAGATCCAGGCGTCGCCCGGCATGCCGGAACGCAAGGCGGTCGCCCGTCGCCAGGCCCGGGTGCGCGCAATGCTGCACACGCTGCCCAAGGACGCCCAGGCGGCCATCCTGGACGACCTCGAGGGCACCCACAAGTTCCAGTCGCACGAGTACTGA
- the rplJ gene encoding 50S ribosomal protein L10 → MARADKATAVADITEHFKASTATVITEYRGLSVANLAELRRSLGESTTYAVAKNTLIKRAASEAGIEGLDELFAGPTAIAFVTGEPVDAAKALKTFAKEHKALVIKGGYMDGHPLTVAEVERIADLETREVLLAKLAGAMKGNLAKAAGLFNAPASQMARLLAALQEKKGTEAPATTAAPAAEAAEATPEAAE, encoded by the coding sequence ATGGCCAGGGCTGACAAGGCCACCGCCGTCGCAGACATCACAGAGCACTTCAAGGCCTCGACGGCGACGGTCATCACCGAGTACCGCGGCCTGTCCGTGGCGAACCTGGCCGAGCTGCGCCGGTCGCTGGGGGAGTCGACCACCTACGCGGTGGCCAAGAACACCCTCATCAAGCGGGCGGCGTCCGAGGCCGGCATCGAAGGCCTCGACGAGTTGTTCGCCGGCCCGACGGCGATCGCGTTCGTCACCGGCGAGCCGGTCGACGCGGCCAAGGCCCTGAAGACTTTCGCCAAGGAGCACAAGGCGCTGGTCATCAAGGGCGGCTACATGGACGGCCACCCGCTGACCGTCGCCGAAGTCGAGCGCATCGCGGACCTGGAAACCCGCGAGGTGCTGCTGGCCAAGCTGGCCGGCGCAATGAAGGGCAACCTCGCCAAGGCTGCCGGGCTGTTCAACGCACCCGCGTCGCAGATGGCCCGCCTGCTGGCTGCCCTCCAGGAGAAGAAGGGCACGGAAGCCCCCGCGACCACCGCGGCTCCTGCCGCCGAGGCCGCTGAGGCAACCCCCGAAGCCGCCGAATAA